The following are encoded together in the Culex pipiens pallens isolate TS chromosome 1, TS_CPP_V2, whole genome shotgun sequence genome:
- the LOC120419618 gene encoding LOW QUALITY PROTEIN: probable cytochrome P450 9f2 (The sequence of the model RefSeq protein was modified relative to this genomic sequence to represent the inferred CDS: inserted 1 base in 1 codon), producing MEVNIVYPLAVVAILVWFYHRLTRNYGYFHEKPIPSMAAKPMFGSTKPVLTKKCSFNEFIKSIYDQYEGVKCFGLFDAKQRFFVLRDPELIKKVAVKDFDHFVDRRPLFGDRTSENSNIMFLKTLVGLKDQKWRDMRATLSPXTGSKMRAMFELITEYSERMVQVVRGEAAGAGYVDQEMKDFFRRIANDIIATCAFGLQVESFKDRDNEFFTMGKEMLNFKRPFVIFRVIAFKLFPGIMSKLNHDIIGKEQLEYFTRIIRDTVGTREARGIVRSDMIQLLMEARKGTLKHQQEASNTGAGFATVEESHIGQVTSNRAITEPEFIAQCLIFFLAGFDTISTVFTFMAYELALNQDVQQKLHQEVVQTNNLLKGKPLTYDVLQTLTYLDMVVSECLRKWPAPAIDRLCVKDYVLDDGEGLKFTIDKGSCVWFPVHGIHRDAKYYPDPERFDPERFSETNRASINPAAYMPFGVGPRNCIGSRFALMEIKAIVYQLLLSFSFERTEQTEVPIQLAKGFVNLASENGVHLRLKLRE from the exons ATGGAGGTAAACATCGTGTACCCGCTGGCGGTCGTCGCCATCCTGGTCTGGTTCTACCACCGGCTAACCCGGAACTACGGTTACTTCCACGAGAAACCAATCCCGTCGATGGCCGCTAAGCCGATGTTTGGTAGCACCAAGCCCGTGCTGACGAAGAAATGCTCGTTCAACGAATTCATCAAGTCGATCTACGACCAGTACGAGGGTGTCAAGTGTTTCGGCTTGTTTGACGCCAAGCAGCGATTCTTCGTGCTGCGTGATCCGGAGCTGATCAAGAAGGTTGCTGTTAAGGATTTTGACCACTTTGTGGATCGGCGGCCATTGTTTGGCGATCGAACAAGTGAGAATTCTAATATCATGTTTTTGAAAACGCTGGTTGGTCTGAAGGACCAGAAGTGGCGGGATATGCGAGCAACACTGAGTC TTACTGGAAGCAAGATGAGGGCCATGTTTGAGCTGATTACTGAGTACAGTGAGCGAATGGTGCAGGTCGTGAGGGGTGAGGCTGCTGGAGCGGGATACGTTGATCAGGAGATGAAGGACTTTTTCAGGAGGATCGCGAACGATATCATCGCTACGTGTGCGTTCGGATTGCAGGTCGAGTCATTCAAGGATCGCGACAACGAGTTCTTCACGATGGGAAAGGAGATGTTGAACTTCAAGCGACCGTTTGTGATCTTTCGGGTGATTGCGTTCAAGCTGTTCCCGGGAATCATGAGCAAGCTCAACCACGACATAATCGGTAAGGAACAGTTGGAGTACTTTACGCGAATCATCCGAGATACCGTGGGAACACGCGAAGCTCGTGGAATCGTCCGCTCAGACATGATACAGCTGTTGATGGAAGCTCGGAAAGGTACGCTAAAGCACCAACAGGAAGCTTCCAACACTGGAGCCGGTTTCGCAACGGTGGAAGAATCTCACATCGGCCAAGTAACCTCGAACAGAGCGATAACAGAACCGGAATTCATCGCTCAGTGTCTGATCTTCTTCCTGGCCGGATTCGACACAATCTCCACGGTGTTTACCTTCATGGCGTACGAGTTGGCCCTCAACCAGGACGTCCAACAAAAGCTCCACCAAGAAGTGGTCCAAACCAACAACCTCCTGAAAGGTAAACCCCTCACGTACGACGTCCTCCAAACACTGACCTACCTGGACATGGTCGTTTCGGAGTGCCTCCGGAAGTGGCCCGCCCCGGCGATCGATCGACTCTGCGTCAAAGACTACGTCCTAGACGACGGCGAGGGCCTCAAGTTCACCATCGACAAGGGCTCTTGCGTGTGGTTCCCCGTGCACGGCATCCATCGAGATGCCAAATACTACCCCGATCCGGAGCGATTCGACCCGGAGCGGTTCAGCGAGACGAACAGGGCGAGCATCAACCCGGCGGCCTACATGCCGTTCGGAGTTGGACCGAGGAACTGTATCGGGTCGCGCTTCGCGCTGATGGAGATTAAGGCGATCGTGTACCAGCTGCTGTTGAGTTTTAGCTTTGAGCGGACGGAGCAGACCGAGGTGCCGATTCAGTTGGCCAAAGGGTTTGTCAATTTGGCCAGTGAGAATGGGGTGCATCTGAGGTTGAAGTTGAGGGAGTAG